A window of the Coprobacter fastidiosus genome harbors these coding sequences:
- a CDS encoding efflux RND transporter periplasmic adaptor subunit — protein MVRNKKFCIMSLAASVVMFSCTSEKKQEVKVDEKPLVRLETVKTQEVEQIQEFTATVEANVVNNIVPSMSLRINDILVEVGDHVRKGQVLAQMDKTNLLQSQTQLENIQLEYDRAFELYKVGGASKQSLDAQKTQLDVAKTAYENLKENTRLVSPINGIVTARNYDSGDMIGGEPVVTIEQMSPVKLLVNVSENFYTRVRKGMDVNVKVEVYGDEIFHGKVSLIYPTVDPQTRTFPVEIKLPNKDLKVRPGMFARVTMNFGTQNHVVAPDLSIIKQAGSGDRYIYVYKDGKVSYNKVLLGRRMDDKYEIISGVSDGDQVVVAGQSRLTNGAEVSVENAE, from the coding sequence ATGGTAAGAAATAAGAAATTCTGCATTATGTCATTAGCCGCTTCGGTTGTGATGTTCTCTTGTACTTCAGAAAAAAAACAAGAAGTTAAGGTTGATGAAAAACCTCTTGTCCGACTCGAAACTGTAAAGACACAAGAGGTAGAACAGATACAAGAATTCACAGCGACGGTCGAAGCCAATGTCGTAAATAACATAGTTCCGTCAATGTCATTGCGTATCAATGATATTTTGGTTGAAGTCGGTGATCATGTCCGTAAAGGGCAAGTTTTGGCCCAGATGGATAAGACAAACTTGCTCCAATCGCAGACTCAATTGGAAAATATTCAGTTAGAATATGACCGTGCATTTGAATTATATAAAGTCGGCGGAGCATCCAAACAAAGTTTAGATGCTCAAAAAACACAACTGGACGTAGCAAAAACTGCCTATGAGAATTTGAAAGAAAACACGAGATTGGTTAGTCCGATAAATGGAATTGTTACGGCACGAAATTATGATAGTGGAGATATGATCGGGGGTGAGCCGGTCGTGACTATTGAGCAAATGTCACCGGTCAAACTTTTGGTAAATGTTTCGGAAAATTTTTATACTCGAGTAAGAAAAGGAATGGATGTTAATGTAAAAGTCGAAGTTTATGGAGATGAGATATTTCATGGAAAAGTTAGTTTGATTTATCCGACAGTCGATCCGCAGACAAGGACATTTCCGGTAGAAATCAAGTTGCCAAATAAAGATCTGAAAGTTCGTCCCGGAATGTTTGCTCGTGTTACGATGAATTTCGGAACACAAAATCATGTAGTTGCGCCAGATTTGTCTATAATCAAGCAAGCAGGATCTGGAGACCGTTATATCTATGTATATAAAGATGGAAAGGTCTCCTATAATAAAGTTTTATTAGGTCGTCGGATGGATGATAAATATGAAATTATTTCCGGAGTGTCCGATGGGGATCAAGTCGTTGTTGCCGGGCAGAGCCGTTTGACGAATGGGGCAGAGGTTTCTGTTGAGAATGCAGAGTAG
- a CDS encoding TolC family protein, translating into MKKDIYLRQVGMTLLLTFAIVYKAGAQEQSRSLTLDLDKAIEIALSENPTIKVADIEITRKDYSRKGAIGNLFPTITASGDYSRTLKKQVMYMDMDIPGMDNGMKVGQDNSYSMGFNFQLPIVAPTFWKNIQLSKADIEQTLESARASRLSLVDQVKKAYYNVMMSEDSYQVLKESYDNACLNAKDFRNKYEHGVASEYDVLRAEVQVRTLEPGLLQAENGVKLSKVNLKVLLGLDMNIEVTPANKLSDYEADMYEQALNIDTSLQNNTNLKQLDLQADYLKKALVVQKMSWYPTLTATGLYNWTSMSNGPIFKDFRWNPYSMIGLTLSIPIFQGGSRYYKVKDAQLTVNQMKFRRQDLVRNLQMQSISYIDNIQKSIKQIASNKEGVRQAEKAYSIMQKKFEIGAATFIEVNDANVALTNARLSYYQAIHDYLAAKSDLEQVTGNVDLSKYMKDQQN; encoded by the coding sequence ATGAAAAAAGATATATATTTAAGACAGGTCGGGATGACTTTGTTGTTAACATTTGCGATTGTATATAAAGCCGGAGCTCAGGAGCAGTCTCGGTCTTTGACTTTAGATTTGGATAAGGCTATCGAAATTGCTTTAAGCGAAAACCCGACAATAAAAGTAGCCGATATAGAGATCACCAGAAAAGATTATTCTCGTAAGGGGGCTATCGGAAACTTATTTCCTACGATTACGGCATCCGGAGACTATTCTCGAACATTGAAAAAACAAGTTATGTATATGGACATGGATATTCCGGGAATGGATAATGGTATGAAAGTCGGGCAGGATAACTCTTATTCTATGGGATTTAATTTTCAGTTACCGATTGTTGCTCCTACGTTTTGGAAAAATATACAACTCTCGAAAGCTGATATAGAACAGACTTTAGAAAGTGCTCGGGCTTCGCGGTTATCTTTAGTAGATCAGGTAAAGAAGGCATACTATAATGTTATGATGAGTGAAGATTCATATCAAGTTTTGAAAGAGAGTTATGATAATGCCTGCCTAAATGCAAAGGATTTTAGAAATAAATATGAACATGGTGTCGCTTCGGAATACGATGTTTTGCGCGCTGAGGTTCAGGTACGGACTTTAGAACCCGGATTATTACAAGCCGAGAATGGGGTGAAATTATCTAAGGTAAACTTGAAGGTTCTTTTGGGATTGGACATGAATATTGAGGTTACTCCTGCAAATAAGCTGTCAGATTATGAGGCTGATATGTATGAACAAGCGTTGAATATCGATACCTCTTTACAAAATAACACAAATTTAAAACAACTCGATTTGCAAGCGGATTATTTAAAGAAAGCATTGGTTGTACAGAAGATGTCATGGTATCCGACTTTAACAGCGACCGGTTTATATAATTGGACTTCTATGAGTAATGGGCCTATATTTAAAGATTTTCGTTGGAATCCGTATTCAATGATCGGTTTAACCTTATCAATCCCGATTTTTCAAGGAGGCAGCCGTTATTATAAGGTAAAGGATGCGCAATTAACGGTTAATCAGATGAAATTCCGCCGGCAAGATTTAGTTAGGAATTTACAGATGCAATCTATCTCATATATAGATAATATTCAAAAATCTATTAAACAAATAGCCTCTAATAAAGAAGGGGTAAGACAAGCCGAAAAAGCATATTCAATCATGCAGAAAAAATTTGAGATCGGAGCTGCAACTTTTATCGAAGTAAATGATGCTAATGTTGCGCTTACGAATGCCCGATTATCGTATTACCAAGCTATCCATGATTATCTGGCTGCCAAATCGGATTTGGAACAAGTTACAGGTAATGTTGATTTGAGTAAATATATGAAGGACCAACAAAATTAA
- a CDS encoding TetR/AcrR family transcriptional regulator, translating into MNKELRNRIIDKAAVLFTRHGIKSVTMDYIASQMGISKRTLYENFKDKDQLLLECILYIQKETEDEAEEIYKTAENSLDLLLKVFQSTWRKMQNVNRNYFSDVKRYHPSIAQVLDNNRDQRAGYMASLMEQGKREGLIRENLKSQIASFLLMAQFDFLFNSDEVFASHYSFIDVYETIFMNFIRGIATSKGIMFIDEFVDRTENA; encoded by the coding sequence ATGAATAAAGAATTGAGAAACAGAATTATTGATAAAGCTGCGGTTTTGTTCACCAGACATGGGATTAAATCTGTGACTATGGATTATATCGCCAGTCAGATGGGAATCTCGAAACGTACGCTTTATGAAAACTTTAAAGATAAGGATCAGTTATTGTTAGAATGTATTTTGTATATTCAGAAAGAGACAGAAGATGAGGCTGAAGAGATTTATAAAACTGCCGAAAATTCGTTAGATCTGTTGTTAAAGGTTTTTCAAAGCACATGGCGTAAAATGCAAAATGTGAATAGAAATTATTTTAGTGATGTAAAGCGCTATCATCCGTCTATCGCACAAGTTCTGGATAATAATAGAGATCAAAGAGCCGGATATATGGCTTCATTAATGGAACAAGGCAAACGAGAAGGTTTGATTCGTGAAAATTTGAAGTCGCAAATAGCTTCTTTTTTATTGATGGCGCAATTTGATTTTCTTTTTAATTCAGATGAAGTATTTGCCTCGCATTATTCGTTTATAGATGTTTATGAAACGATTTTCATGAACTTTATTCGTGGTATTGCGACTTCAAAAGGAATTATGTTTATCGATGAGTTTGTCGATAGAACAGAGAATGCATAA